A single genomic interval of Antechinus flavipes isolate AdamAnt ecotype Samford, QLD, Australia chromosome 1, AdamAnt_v2, whole genome shotgun sequence harbors:
- the RBBP6 gene encoding E3 ubiquitin-protein ligase RBBP6 isoform X2, whose amino-acid sequence MSCVHYKFSSKLNYDTVTFDGLHISLCDLKKQIMGREKLKAADCDLQITNAQTKEEYTDDNALIPKNSSVIVRRIPIGGVKSTSKTYVISRTEPVSGTSKAIDDSSASISLAQLTKTANLAEANASEEDKIKAMMSQSGHEYDPINYMKKPLGPPPPSYTCFRCGKPGHYIKNCPTNGDKNFESVPRIKKSTGIPRSFMMEVKDPNMKGAMLTNTGKYAIPTIDAGRLLFHKLGTMGHKQIDTYFWNRGDVYGAAATQITHLREAYAIGKKEKPPFLPEEPSSSSEEDDPIPDELLCLICKDIMTDAVVIPCCGNSYCDECIRTALLESDEHTCPTCHQNDVSPDALIANKFLRQAVNNFKNETGYTKRLRKQIPPPPPPIPPPRPLIQRNLQPLMRPPISRQQDPLMIPVTSASTHAATSISSSMTPNQSSLSSAVPINQPSTPAPVPDITATVSISVHSEKPDGPFRDPDNKIIPAAALVSDHPKASSSIAISALMEEKGYQVPVLGTPSLLGQSLLHGQLIPTTGPVRINAARSAGGRPGWEPSINRGRHHGERSQRTQGPSLPATPVFVPVPPPPLYPPPPHTLPLPPGVPPPQFPPQFPPGQPPPAGYSVPPPGFPPAPANLSTPWVSTAVQTAHSNTIPTTQAPPLSREEFYREQRRLKEEEKKKSKLDEFTNDFAKELMEYKKIQKERRRSFSRSKSPYSGSSYSRSSYTYSKSRSGSSRSRSYSRSFSRSHSRSYSRSPPYPRRGRGKSRNYRSRSRSHGYHRSRSRSPPYRRYHSRSRSPPVFRGQSPNKRNIPQGETEREYFNRYREVPPPYDIKAYYGRNVDFRDPFEKERYREWERNYREWYEKYYKGYAAGAQPRPPANRENFSPERFGPLGNRRENSPFARGRREDYSNVQGHRSRNIGGSYPEKLSARDGHTMKDNAKSKEKESENPPGDGKGNKHKKHRKRRKGEENEGFPNTELLESSRKQREPVGGEDIKTDSLFILPSRDDATPVRDEPMEAESITFKPVSEKEKKEKDKPKAKGDKTKRKNEGTTSSKKESTAKPVKASQEKVDVEREKSPRSEPPSKKAKEEVPKTENTKSSSQKDEKTISTPRKAHPKMTKEHQETKSIKEEKAKKEYSKDAKQEKLANKEEKSKKTNEKSKPADAKPEKRKRKAEEKGVDKEHETLSLKNSKPEVAEMMKPSPKRKIEPDVEKTDRTPEKDKTVLTAPAKKIKLNRETGKKIGSGENLPNAKELTEKLEPTSSKIKQEKVKGKVRRKVTTTEGSSSTLVDYTSTSSTGGSPVRKSEEKTDTKRTVIKTMEEYNNDNTAPAEDVIIMIQVPQSKWDKDDFESEEEDIKSTQAVSTVGKPASVIKNVSTKPSNPVKHTEKESEPSEKVQKPPKEVSHEGIQHEAKSSKTCSSSEKGKTKDRDHSVSDKDNSEKRKSSIQTEKDTSVDRINDQGNFKSLSQSSKDTRTSDKHDSGRGSSSKDFTPNRDKKVDYDNRDHSGSKRRDERSDLTRRKDSPSRTKTESSLGQKNKLKDERTDLPKKGVGESKRGNSSPSKDRRPYDHKVAHDSKRSNDDNKSVDKNPVKEREKHISETKNNKEKELSGNKLFCRHSSPDTQIEKEHVTGQNDKTVVKPKPQLSHSSRLSSDLTRETDEAAFVPDYNESDSESNVSAKEEETLGKNPKELKDKVAEKAKENLDTTVVAQIGVRSQSQSSPSVSRSRSHSPSGSQTRSHSSSASSAESQDSKKKKKKKEKKKHKKHKKHKKHKKHTGTELELEKSQKHKHKKKKSKKSKDKEKEKEKDDQKVKSVTV is encoded by the exons ATGTCCTGTGTGCATTATAAATTTTCCTCCAAACTCAACTATGATACCGTTACCTTTGATGGACTGCACATCTCCCTGTGTGATTTGAAGAAGCAAATCATGGGGAGAGAGAAACTCAAGGCTGCTGACTGCGATCTACAGATCACCAATGCACAAACGAAAGAAG aataCACAGATGACAATGCCCTGATTCCCAAGAATTCATCAGTTATTGTAAGAAGAATTCCTATTGGAGGTGTTAAGTCTACAAGCAAGACATATGTTAT aagtcGAACTGAACCAGTGAGTGGAACCTCAAAAGCA ATTGATGACTCTTCTGCGTCTATTTCTCTGGCCCAGCTTAcaaag ACTGCCAATCTGGCTGAAGCCAATGCTTCtgaagaagataaaattaaagcaatgatGTCACAGTCTGGCCACGAATATGATCCAATCAA ttaCATGAAGAAACCTCTGGGTCCTCCTCCACCATCTTATACCTGTTTCCGTTGTGGTAAACCTGGTCATTACATAAAGAATTGCCCAACAAATGGG gataAAAACTTTGAATCAGTTCCCAGGATTAAAAAGAGTACTGGAATTCCTAGAAGTTTTATGATGGAGGTGAAAGACCCTAACATGAAAGGTGCCATGCTTACCAACACTGGAAAATATGCAATCCCAACTATAGATGC TGGGAGACTCCTCTTTCACAAATTGGGAACAATGGGGCATAAGCAAATTGATACTTATTTCTGGAATCGTGGTGATGTCTATGGAGCAGCTGCAACACAAATAACACACCTAAG aGAGGCATATGCcatagggaagaaagaaaagccaCCTTTCCTACCAGAGGAACCATCCTCTTCATCAGAAGAGGATGACCCTATACCAGATGAATTGTTATGTCTAATCTGCAAAGATATAATGACTGATGCAGTTGTCATACCTTGCTGTGGAAACAGTTATTGTGATGAAT GTATAAGAACAGCATTGCTAGAATCAGATGAACATACATGTCCAACTTGTCATCAGAATGATGTATCTCCTGATGCTTTAATTGCCAACAAATTTTTACGCCAG GCTGTTAATAACTTCAAGAATGAAACTGGCTATACTAAAAGACTTCGAAAGCagataccaccaccaccacctccaatTCCACCTCCAAGACCACTGATTCAGCGGAACCTACAACCTCTAATGAGACCTCCAATTTCAAGACAACAGGACCCTTTAATGATTCCAGTGACATCTGCATCTACTCATGCTGCTACTTCTATATCATCATCCATGACTCCTAATCAGTCTTCCCTATCATCTGCTGTACCTATAAATCAGCCTTCTACTCCAGCACCAGTTCCTGATATAACTGCCACAGTGTCTATATCTGTCCATTCAGAAAAACCTGACGGACCTTTCCG TGATCCTGATAATAAAATTATACCTGCTGCAGCCTTAGTATCAGACCATCCTAAAGCTTCTTCATCAATAGCAATTAGTGCACTAATGGAAGAAAAG GGCTATCAGGTGCCTGTACTTGGAACACCTTCTTTGCTTGGACAGTCCCTTTTGCATGGACAGTTGATACCTACAACTG GTCCAGTAAGAATAAATGCTGCTCGTTCTGCTGGTGGTAGGCCTGGTTGGGAACC aagcaTAAATCGAGGACGACACCATGGTGAACGTTCACAAAGGACTCAAGGCCCGTCACTACCAGCAACACCCGTCTTTGTACCTGTACCACCACCTCCTTTGTATCCACCACCTCCCCATACACTTCCTCTCCCTCCAGGTGTTCCTCCACCACAGTTTCCTCCACAGTTTCCACCTGGGCAACCACCACCTGCTGGCTACAGTGTCCCTCCTCCAGGTTTCCCTCCAGCTCCTGCAAATTTATCAACACCTTGGGTATCAACTGCAGTTCAAACAGCTCATTCAAATACTATCCCAACAACACAAGCTCCACCCTTATCCAGGGAAGAATTCTACAGAGAGCAAAGACGACTAAAAGAGGA ggaaaagaaaaagtccaAACTAGATGAGTTTACAAATGATTTTGCTAAGGAATTGATGGAATACAAAAAGATTCAAAAGGAGCGTAGGCGCTCATTTTCAAG atctAAATCCCCATATAGTGGCTCTTCTTATTCAAGAAGTTCATATACCTATTCTAAGTCAAGATCTGGTTCCTCACGTTCACGTTCCTATTCTCGATCTTTTAGTCGTTCACATTCTCGTTCTTATTCACGATCACCTCCATATcccagaagaggaagaggaaaaagtcgAAATTATCGTTCAAGATCCAGGTCTCATGGATATCACCGCTCCAGGTCAAGGTCACCCCCGTATCGGCGATACCATTCACGATCAAGGTCTCCTCCAGTTTTTAGAGGGCAATCTCCTAATAAACGAAATATACCCCAAGGAGAAACAGAACGTGAATACTTCAACAGATACAGAGAAGTTCCACCACCATATGATATAAAAGCTTACTATGGTAGGAATGTTGACTTTAGAGACCCATTTGAAAAAGAACGTTACagagaatgggaaagaaattACAGAGAGTGGtatgaaaaatattacaaaggtTATGCTGCTGGAGCACAGCCTAGACCTCCAGCAAATAGGGAGAATTTTTCTCCAGAGAGATTTGGACCATTGGGCAACAGAAGAGAGAATTCTCCCTTTGCTCGAGGTCGCAGGGAGGATTATTCTAATGTACAGGGTCATCGAAGTCGCAATATAGGTGGCAGTTACCCAGAAAAGCTTTCAGCAAGAGATGGTCACACCATGAAGGATAATGCCAAATCAAAAGAGAAGGAGAGTGAAAATCCTCCAGGAGATGGAAAGGGAAACAAACATAAGAAACAtcgaaagagaaggaagggggaagaaaatgaAGGCTTTCCTAACACAGAGTTATTAGAGAGTTCTAGAAAACAAAGAGAACCTGTAGGTGGAGAAGATATTAAAACAGACTCCCTGTTCATTCTCCCCAGTAGAGATGATGCCACTCCTGTTAGAGATGAACCAATGGAGGCAGAATCGATCACTTTTAAACCcgtatcagaaaaggaaaagaaagaaaaagacaaaccaaAAGCAAAAGGTGACAAAACTAAACGTAAAAATGAAGGAACTACTAGTTCCAAAAAAGAGAGCACTGCAAAACCTGTCAAAGCATCCCAGGAAAAAGTGGACGTAGAACGTGAAAAGTCTCCAAGATCTGAACCACCATCCAAAAAAGCCAAAGAGGAGGTGCCAAAGACAGAGAATACTAAATCCTCCtcccaaaaagatgaaaagaccATTAGTACACCCAGAAAAGCTCACCCCAAGATGACAAAGGAACATCAAGAAACTAAATCCATCAAGGAGGAAAAAGCTAAAAAGGAATATTCAAAAGATGCCAAACAAGAAAAACTAGCTAACAAGGAGGAAAAGTCAAAAAAGACTAATGAGAAAAGTAAGCCAGCTGATGCCaagccagaaaaaagaaaaagaaaagctgaagAAAAGGGTGTAGACAAAGAACATGAGACTTTGTCATTGAAAAACTCTAAACCAGAAGTTGCTGAAATGATGAAGCCATCACCAAAGCGCAAAATTGAGCCAGATGTTGAGAAAACAGATAGGACCccagaaaaagacaaaactgtGTTAACTGCCCCAGCCAAAAAGATAAAACTCAACagagaaacagggaaaaaaattggaagtggTGAAAACCTGCCCAATGCAAAAGAACTCACTGAAAAATTGGAACCAACTTCCAgtaaaattaaacaagaaaaagttAAAGGGAAAGTAAGAAGAAAAGTAACAACCACTGAAGGATCTAGCTCGACTCTTGTGGATTAtaccag tACAAGCTCAACTGGAGGCAGCCCTGTAAGGAAGTCTGAAGAAAAAACAGACACAAAACGAACTGTCATTAAGACCATGGAagaatataataatgacaatacaGCTCCTGCTGaagatgttattattatgattCAGGTTCCTCAATCAAAGTGGGACAAAGATGATTTTGAATCTGAAGAAGAAGATATTAAATCTACACAAGCTGTGTCCACTGTAGGAAAGCCTGCTAGTGTTATAAAGAATGTTAGCACTAAGCCATCAAATCCTGTTAAACATACTGAAAAAGAAAGCGAGCCATCAGAGAAAGTTCAGAAGCCCCCAAAAGAAGTAAGCCATGAAGGTATACAGCATGAGGCCAAAAGTTCAAAAACTTGTTCATccagtgaaaaaggaaaaaccaaagaTCGGGATCATTCTGTGTCAGATAAGGACAActctgaaaaaaggaaaagcagcaTTCAGACAGAAAAGGATACTAGTGTAGATCGTATAAATGatcaaggaaattttaaaagtctttctcaATCATCCAAAGACACTAGAACTTCAGATAAGCATGATTCTGGGCGTGGATCTTCAAGTAAAGACTTTACCCCTAATAGAGACAAAAAAGTAGACTATGATAACAGGGATCACTCTGGTTCCAAACGGAGAGATGAAAGGAGTGACTTAACAAGAAGAAAAGATTCTCCTTCTCGAACTAAAACAGAATCTTCATTGGgtcagaaaaataaactgaaggaTGAAAGGACAGATTTGCCTAAAAAGGGAGTAGGAGAATCAAAAAGAGGCAATTCTAGTCCTTCAAAGGACAGAAGACCATATGATCACAAAGTTGCTCATGATTCTAAACGTTCAAATGATGACAATAAATCTGTAGACAAAAACCCAGTTAAAGAGCGAGAGAAGCATATAtcagaaacaaagaataataaggagaaagagttaagtggaaataaattattttgtagacATAGCTCTCCAGATACACAAATTGAAAAAGAGCATGTTACTGGACagaatgataagactgttgtcaAACCTAAACCCCAGTTAAGCCACTCTTCTAGACTTTCTTCTGATTTAACAAGAGAAACTGATGAAGCTGCTTTTGTACCAGACTATAATGAAAGTGACAGTGAGAGTAATGTGTctgcaaaagaagaagaaactttgGGGAAAAATCCTAAGGAACTGAAAGATAAGGTGGCCGAAAAAGCTAAAGAGAACCTGGATACAACAGTAGTTGCCCAAATAGGTGTAAGAAGTCAGAGTCAAAGTAGTCCTAGTGTTAGCCGAAGTCGCAGTCATAGCCCTTCTGGAAGCCAAACACGAAGCCACAGCAGCAGCGCTAGCTCAGCAGAAAGTCAGGAcagcaagaagaagaaaaagaaaaaggaaaaaaagaagcacaagaaacataaaaaacatAAGAAACATAAGAAACACACAGGCActgaattagaattggaaaagagcCAAAAACACAAgcataagaagaaaaaatccaagaaaagcaaagataaagaaaaggagaaggaaaaggatgacCAAAAAGTTAAATCTGTCACAGTATAA
- the RBBP6 gene encoding E3 ubiquitin-protein ligase RBBP6 isoform X6: protein MSCVHYKFSSKLNYDTVTFDGLHISLCDLKKQIMGREKLKAADCDLQITNAQTKEEYTDDNALIPKNSSVIVRRIPIGGVKSTSKTYVISRTEPVSGTSKAIDDSSASISLAQLTKTANLAEANASEEDKIKAMMSQSGHEYDPINYMKKPLGPPPPSYTCFRCGKPGHYIKNCPTNGDKNFESVPRIKKSTGIPRSFMMEVKDPNMKGAMLTNTGKYAIPTIDAEAYAIGKKEKPPFLPEEPSSSSEEDDPIPDELLCLICKDIMTDAVVIPCCGNSYCDECIRTALLESDEHTCPTCHQNDVSPDALIANKFLRQAVNNFKNETGYTKRLRKQIPPPPPPIPPPRPLIQRNLQPLMRPPISRQQDPLMIPVTSASTHAATSISSSMTPNQSSLSSAVPINQPSTPAPVPDITATVSISVHSEKPDGPFRDPDNKIIPAAALVSDHPKASSSIAISALMEEKGYQVPVLGTPSLLGQSLLHGQLIPTTGPVRINAARSAGGRPGWEPSINRGRHHGERSQRTQGPSLPATPVFVPVPPPPLYPPPPHTLPLPPGVPPPQFPPQFPPGQPPPAGYSVPPPGFPPAPANLSTPWVSTAVQTAHSNTIPTTQAPPLSREEFYREQRRLKEESKSPYSGSSYSRSSYTYSKSRSGSSRSRSYSRSFSRSHSRSYSRSPPYPRRGRGKSRNYRSRSRSHGYHRSRSRSPPYRRYHSRSRSPPVFRGQSPNKRNIPQGETEREYFNRYREVPPPYDIKAYYGRNVDFRDPFEKERYREWERNYREWYEKYYKGYAAGAQPRPPANRENFSPERFGPLGNRRENSPFARGRREDYSNVQGHRSRNIGGSYPEKLSARDGHTMKDNAKSKEKESENPPGDGKGNKHKKHRKRRKGEENEGFPNTELLESSRKQREPVGGEDIKTDSLFILPSRDDATPVRDEPMEAESITFKPVSEKEKKEKDKPKAKGDKTKRKNEGTTSSKKESTAKPVKASQEKVDVEREKSPRSEPPSKKAKEEVPKTENTKSSSQKDEKTISTPRKAHPKMTKEHQETKSIKEEKAKKEYSKDAKQEKLANKEEKSKKTNEKSKPADAKPEKRKRKAEEKGVDKEHETLSLKNSKPEVAEMMKPSPKRKIEPDVEKTDRTPEKDKTVLTAPAKKIKLNRETGKKIGSGENLPNAKELTEKLEPTSSKIKQEKVKGKVRRKVTTTEGSSSTLVDYTSTSSTGGSPVRKSEEKTDTKRTVIKTMEEYNNDNTAPAEDVIIMIQVPQSKWDKDDFESEEEDIKSTQAVSTVGKPASVIKNVSTKPSNPVKHTEKESEPSEKVQKPPKEVSHEGIQHEAKSSKTCSSSEKGKTKDRDHSVSDKDNSEKRKSSIQTEKDTSVDRINDQGNFKSLSQSSKDTRTSDKHDSGRGSSSKDFTPNRDKKVDYDNRDHSGSKRRDERSDLTRRKDSPSRTKTESSLGQKNKLKDERTDLPKKGVGESKRGNSSPSKDRRPYDHKVAHDSKRSNDDNKSVDKNPVKEREKHISETKNNKEKELSGNKLFCRHSSPDTQIEKEHVTGQNDKTVVKPKPQLSHSSRLSSDLTRETDEAAFVPDYNESDSESNVSAKEEETLGKNPKELKDKVAEKAKENLDTTVVAQIGVRSQSQSSPSVSRSRSHSPSGSQTRSHSSSASSAESQDSKKKKKKKEKKKHKKHKKHKKHKKHTGTELELEKSQKHKHKKKKSKKSKDKEKEKEKDDQKVKSVTV from the exons ATGTCCTGTGTGCATTATAAATTTTCCTCCAAACTCAACTATGATACCGTTACCTTTGATGGACTGCACATCTCCCTGTGTGATTTGAAGAAGCAAATCATGGGGAGAGAGAAACTCAAGGCTGCTGACTGCGATCTACAGATCACCAATGCACAAACGAAAGAAG aataCACAGATGACAATGCCCTGATTCCCAAGAATTCATCAGTTATTGTAAGAAGAATTCCTATTGGAGGTGTTAAGTCTACAAGCAAGACATATGTTAT aagtcGAACTGAACCAGTGAGTGGAACCTCAAAAGCA ATTGATGACTCTTCTGCGTCTATTTCTCTGGCCCAGCTTAcaaag ACTGCCAATCTGGCTGAAGCCAATGCTTCtgaagaagataaaattaaagcaatgatGTCACAGTCTGGCCACGAATATGATCCAATCAA ttaCATGAAGAAACCTCTGGGTCCTCCTCCACCATCTTATACCTGTTTCCGTTGTGGTAAACCTGGTCATTACATAAAGAATTGCCCAACAAATGGG gataAAAACTTTGAATCAGTTCCCAGGATTAAAAAGAGTACTGGAATTCCTAGAAGTTTTATGATGGAGGTGAAAGACCCTAACATGAAAGGTGCCATGCTTACCAACACTGGAAAATATGCAATCCCAACTATAGATGC aGAGGCATATGCcatagggaagaaagaaaagccaCCTTTCCTACCAGAGGAACCATCCTCTTCATCAGAAGAGGATGACCCTATACCAGATGAATTGTTATGTCTAATCTGCAAAGATATAATGACTGATGCAGTTGTCATACCTTGCTGTGGAAACAGTTATTGTGATGAAT GTATAAGAACAGCATTGCTAGAATCAGATGAACATACATGTCCAACTTGTCATCAGAATGATGTATCTCCTGATGCTTTAATTGCCAACAAATTTTTACGCCAG GCTGTTAATAACTTCAAGAATGAAACTGGCTATACTAAAAGACTTCGAAAGCagataccaccaccaccacctccaatTCCACCTCCAAGACCACTGATTCAGCGGAACCTACAACCTCTAATGAGACCTCCAATTTCAAGACAACAGGACCCTTTAATGATTCCAGTGACATCTGCATCTACTCATGCTGCTACTTCTATATCATCATCCATGACTCCTAATCAGTCTTCCCTATCATCTGCTGTACCTATAAATCAGCCTTCTACTCCAGCACCAGTTCCTGATATAACTGCCACAGTGTCTATATCTGTCCATTCAGAAAAACCTGACGGACCTTTCCG TGATCCTGATAATAAAATTATACCTGCTGCAGCCTTAGTATCAGACCATCCTAAAGCTTCTTCATCAATAGCAATTAGTGCACTAATGGAAGAAAAG GGCTATCAGGTGCCTGTACTTGGAACACCTTCTTTGCTTGGACAGTCCCTTTTGCATGGACAGTTGATACCTACAACTG GTCCAGTAAGAATAAATGCTGCTCGTTCTGCTGGTGGTAGGCCTGGTTGGGAACC aagcaTAAATCGAGGACGACACCATGGTGAACGTTCACAAAGGACTCAAGGCCCGTCACTACCAGCAACACCCGTCTTTGTACCTGTACCACCACCTCCTTTGTATCCACCACCTCCCCATACACTTCCTCTCCCTCCAGGTGTTCCTCCACCACAGTTTCCTCCACAGTTTCCACCTGGGCAACCACCACCTGCTGGCTACAGTGTCCCTCCTCCAGGTTTCCCTCCAGCTCCTGCAAATTTATCAACACCTTGGGTATCAACTGCAGTTCAAACAGCTCATTCAAATACTATCCCAACAACACAAGCTCCACCCTTATCCAGGGAAGAATTCTACAGAGAGCAAAGACGACTAAAAGAGGA atctAAATCCCCATATAGTGGCTCTTCTTATTCAAGAAGTTCATATACCTATTCTAAGTCAAGATCTGGTTCCTCACGTTCACGTTCCTATTCTCGATCTTTTAGTCGTTCACATTCTCGTTCTTATTCACGATCACCTCCATATcccagaagaggaagaggaaaaagtcgAAATTATCGTTCAAGATCCAGGTCTCATGGATATCACCGCTCCAGGTCAAGGTCACCCCCGTATCGGCGATACCATTCACGATCAAGGTCTCCTCCAGTTTTTAGAGGGCAATCTCCTAATAAACGAAATATACCCCAAGGAGAAACAGAACGTGAATACTTCAACAGATACAGAGAAGTTCCACCACCATATGATATAAAAGCTTACTATGGTAGGAATGTTGACTTTAGAGACCCATTTGAAAAAGAACGTTACagagaatgggaaagaaattACAGAGAGTGGtatgaaaaatattacaaaggtTATGCTGCTGGAGCACAGCCTAGACCTCCAGCAAATAGGGAGAATTTTTCTCCAGAGAGATTTGGACCATTGGGCAACAGAAGAGAGAATTCTCCCTTTGCTCGAGGTCGCAGGGAGGATTATTCTAATGTACAGGGTCATCGAAGTCGCAATATAGGTGGCAGTTACCCAGAAAAGCTTTCAGCAAGAGATGGTCACACCATGAAGGATAATGCCAAATCAAAAGAGAAGGAGAGTGAAAATCCTCCAGGAGATGGAAAGGGAAACAAACATAAGAAACAtcgaaagagaaggaagggggaagaaaatgaAGGCTTTCCTAACACAGAGTTATTAGAGAGTTCTAGAAAACAAAGAGAACCTGTAGGTGGAGAAGATATTAAAACAGACTCCCTGTTCATTCTCCCCAGTAGAGATGATGCCACTCCTGTTAGAGATGAACCAATGGAGGCAGAATCGATCACTTTTAAACCcgtatcagaaaaggaaaagaaagaaaaagacaaaccaaAAGCAAAAGGTGACAAAACTAAACGTAAAAATGAAGGAACTACTAGTTCCAAAAAAGAGAGCACTGCAAAACCTGTCAAAGCATCCCAGGAAAAAGTGGACGTAGAACGTGAAAAGTCTCCAAGATCTGAACCACCATCCAAAAAAGCCAAAGAGGAGGTGCCAAAGACAGAGAATACTAAATCCTCCtcccaaaaagatgaaaagaccATTAGTACACCCAGAAAAGCTCACCCCAAGATGACAAAGGAACATCAAGAAACTAAATCCATCAAGGAGGAAAAAGCTAAAAAGGAATATTCAAAAGATGCCAAACAAGAAAAACTAGCTAACAAGGAGGAAAAGTCAAAAAAGACTAATGAGAAAAGTAAGCCAGCTGATGCCaagccagaaaaaagaaaaagaaaagctgaagAAAAGGGTGTAGACAAAGAACATGAGACTTTGTCATTGAAAAACTCTAAACCAGAAGTTGCTGAAATGATGAAGCCATCACCAAAGCGCAAAATTGAGCCAGATGTTGAGAAAACAGATAGGACCccagaaaaagacaaaactgtGTTAACTGCCCCAGCCAAAAAGATAAAACTCAACagagaaacagggaaaaaaattggaagtggTGAAAACCTGCCCAATGCAAAAGAACTCACTGAAAAATTGGAACCAACTTCCAgtaaaattaaacaagaaaaagttAAAGGGAAAGTAAGAAGAAAAGTAACAACCACTGAAGGATCTAGCTCGACTCTTGTGGATTAtaccag tACAAGCTCAACTGGAGGCAGCCCTGTAAGGAAGTCTGAAGAAAAAACAGACACAAAACGAACTGTCATTAAGACCATGGAagaatataataatgacaatacaGCTCCTGCTGaagatgttattattatgattCAGGTTCCTCAATCAAAGTGGGACAAAGATGATTTTGAATCTGAAGAAGAAGATATTAAATCTACACAAGCTGTGTCCACTGTAGGAAAGCCTGCTAGTGTTATAAAGAATGTTAGCACTAAGCCATCAAATCCTGTTAAACATACTGAAAAAGAAAGCGAGCCATCAGAGAAAGTTCAGAAGCCCCCAAAAGAAGTAAGCCATGAAGGTATACAGCATGAGGCCAAAAGTTCAAAAACTTGTTCATccagtgaaaaaggaaaaaccaaagaTCGGGATCATTCTGTGTCAGATAAGGACAActctgaaaaaaggaaaagcagcaTTCAGACAGAAAAGGATACTAGTGTAGATCGTATAAATGatcaaggaaattttaaaagtctttctcaATCATCCAAAGACACTAGAACTTCAGATAAGCATGATTCTGGGCGTGGATCTTCAAGTAAAGACTTTACCCCTAATAGAGACAAAAAAGTAGACTATGATAACAGGGATCACTCTGGTTCCAAACGGAGAGATGAAAGGAGTGACTTAACAAGAAGAAAAGATTCTCCTTCTCGAACTAAAACAGAATCTTCATTGGgtcagaaaaataaactgaaggaTGAAAGGACAGATTTGCCTAAAAAGGGAGTAGGAGAATCAAAAAGAGGCAATTCTAGTCCTTCAAAGGACAGAAGACCATATGATCACAAAGTTGCTCATGATTCTAAACGTTCAAATGATGACAATAAATCTGTAGACAAAAACCCAGTTAAAGAGCGAGAGAAGCATATAtcagaaacaaagaataataaggagaaagagttaagtggaaataaattattttgtagacATAGCTCTCCAGATACACAAATTGAAAAAGAGCATGTTACTGGACagaatgataagactgttgtcaAACCTAAACCCCAGTTAAGCCACTCTTCTAGACTTTCTTCTGATTTAACAAGAGAAACTGATGAAGCTGCTTTTGTACCAGACTATAATGAAAGTGACAGTGAGAGTAATGTGTctgcaaaagaagaagaaactttgGGGAAAAATCCTAAGGAACTGAAAGATAAGGTGGCCGAAAAAGCTAAAGAGAACCTGGATACAACAGTAGTTGCCCAAATAGGTGTAAGAAGTCAGAGTCAAAGTAGTCCTAGTGTTAGCCGAAGTCGCAGTCATAGCCCTTCTGGAAGCCAAACACGAAGCCACAGCAGCAGCGCTAGCTCAGCAGAAAGTCAGGAcagcaagaagaagaaaaagaaaaaggaaaaaaagaagcacaagaaacataaaaaacatAAGAAACATAAGAAACACACAGGCActgaattagaattggaaaagagcCAAAAACACAAgcataagaagaaaaaatccaagaaaagcaaagataaagaaaaggagaaggaaaaggatgacCAAAAAGTTAAATCTGTCACAGTATAA